From a region of the Sebastes umbrosus isolate fSebUmb1 chromosome 10, fSebUmb1.pri, whole genome shotgun sequence genome:
- the ism1 gene encoding isthmin-1 isoform X2, with protein MVRLAAEVLLLLGLLLLTLHITVLRSSPLPPQGNTTLILDDQDSALTENNINAKSSSSAQLAPEDRRSGPEHRLAHRPATLPWAQGSNVHRDGPGAFLLDLHNFPDLSKADINGQNPNIQVTIEVVDGLEGHEPEKGLRKESKPNWASPNWRNWWPQTSSSSASSTTHQTEEHDRAYGSNSEDSNFLRPPADWDRRGGAGGGSKAQTEYDYMDGEGDWSNWTACSVTCGNGNQKRTRSCGYACTATESRTCDMPNCPGIEDAFKTAATEVSLLAGTDEFNATELFGVDTDSCERWMNCKSDFLKKYMTKVANDLPSCPCSYPTEVAYSTADVHDAPTRRDFRWKDASGPKEKLEIYKPTARYCIRSMLTLESTTLAAQHCCYDDSMKLITRGKGAGTPNLISTEFSADLHYKVDILPWIICKGDWSRYNQARPPNNGQKCPDDPQDEDYYKQVEEAREF; from the exons ATGGTGCGACTGGCGGCggaagtgctgctgctgctgggacttCTCCTCCTCACACTGCACATCACGGTCCTGAGGAGCAGTCCACTGCCTCCACAGGGAAACACCACTCTCATCCTGGATGATCAGGACTCAGCACTGACAGAG aacaatataaatgcaaaaagcaGCTCCTCTGCCCAACTGGCTCCAGAAGACCGGAGGTCTGGTCCAGAACACCGGTTGGCCCACCGGCCCGCCACCCTCCCCTGGGCACAAGGCAGCAACGTACACCGGGACGGCCCCGGAGCTTTCCTCCTGGATCTGCACAACTTCCCCGACCTCTCCAAAGCCGACATCAATGGACAGAATCCCAACATACAG GTGACCATTGAAGTGGTGGACGGACTGGAGGGCCATGAGCCAGAGAAAGGCCTCCGGAAGGAGAGCAAACCCAACTGGGCTTCTCCTAACTGGAGAAACTGGTGGCCTCAGACGTCCTCATCCTCCGCTTCTTCCACCACTCATCAGACAGAGGAGCACGATCGCGCCTACGGGAGCAACAGCGAGGACAGCAACTTCCTCCGGCCGCCGGCAGACTGGGACAGGAGAGGAGGCGCCGGGGGAGGAAGCAAAGCGCAAACCGAATATG ACTATATGGACGGAGAGGGCGACTGGAGTAACTGGACAGCGTGCAGCGTCACCTGCGGTAACGGCAACCAGAAGAGAACCAGGTCATGTGGTTACGCCTGCACAGCCACCGAGTCCAGAACGTGCGATATGCCCAACTGCCCAG GTATTGAAGATGCCTTCAAGACAGCAGCTACTGAAGTGAGCCTGTTGGCTGGAACAGATGAGTTCAATGCCACGGAGCTCTTTGGTGTTG ACACGGACAGCTGCGAGCGATGGATGAACTGCAAGAGCGACTTCCTGAAGAAGTACATGACCAAGGTGGCAAACGACCTTCCCAGCTGCCCTTGCTCCTACCCAACCGAGGTGGCGTACAGCACAGCGGACGTACACGACGCTCCCACGCGCCGAGATTTCCGTTGGAAAGACGCCAGCGGGCCAAAGGAGAAGCTGGAGATCTACAAGCCCACGGCCCGTTACTGCATCCGCTCCATGCTGACGCTGGAGTCCACCACGCTGGCGGCACAGCACTGCTGCTACGACGACAGCATGAAGCTCATCACTCGCGGCAAAGGGGCGGGCACGCCCAACCTCATCAGCACGGAGTTCTCGGCCGACCTGCACTACAAGGTGGACATCCTGCCCTGGATCATCTGCAAAGGAGACTGGAGCCGCTACAACCAGGCCAGGCCGCCAAACAACGGGCAGAAGTGTCCCGACGACCCTCAGGACGAGGACTACTACAAACAGGTTGAGGAAGCGAGGGAATTCTAG
- the ism1 gene encoding isthmin-1 isoform X1, giving the protein MVRLAAEVLLLLGLLLLTLHITVLRSSPLPPQGNTTLILDDQDSALTEQNNINAKSSSSAQLAPEDRRSGPEHRLAHRPATLPWAQGSNVHRDGPGAFLLDLHNFPDLSKADINGQNPNIQVTIEVVDGLEGHEPEKGLRKESKPNWASPNWRNWWPQTSSSSASSTTHQTEEHDRAYGSNSEDSNFLRPPADWDRRGGAGGGSKAQTEYDYMDGEGDWSNWTACSVTCGNGNQKRTRSCGYACTATESRTCDMPNCPGIEDAFKTAATEVSLLAGTDEFNATELFGVDTDSCERWMNCKSDFLKKYMTKVANDLPSCPCSYPTEVAYSTADVHDAPTRRDFRWKDASGPKEKLEIYKPTARYCIRSMLTLESTTLAAQHCCYDDSMKLITRGKGAGTPNLISTEFSADLHYKVDILPWIICKGDWSRYNQARPPNNGQKCPDDPQDEDYYKQVEEAREF; this is encoded by the exons ATGGTGCGACTGGCGGCggaagtgctgctgctgctgggacttCTCCTCCTCACACTGCACATCACGGTCCTGAGGAGCAGTCCACTGCCTCCACAGGGAAACACCACTCTCATCCTGGATGATCAGGACTCAGCACTGACAGAG CAGaacaatataaatgcaaaaagcaGCTCCTCTGCCCAACTGGCTCCAGAAGACCGGAGGTCTGGTCCAGAACACCGGTTGGCCCACCGGCCCGCCACCCTCCCCTGGGCACAAGGCAGCAACGTACACCGGGACGGCCCCGGAGCTTTCCTCCTGGATCTGCACAACTTCCCCGACCTCTCCAAAGCCGACATCAATGGACAGAATCCCAACATACAG GTGACCATTGAAGTGGTGGACGGACTGGAGGGCCATGAGCCAGAGAAAGGCCTCCGGAAGGAGAGCAAACCCAACTGGGCTTCTCCTAACTGGAGAAACTGGTGGCCTCAGACGTCCTCATCCTCCGCTTCTTCCACCACTCATCAGACAGAGGAGCACGATCGCGCCTACGGGAGCAACAGCGAGGACAGCAACTTCCTCCGGCCGCCGGCAGACTGGGACAGGAGAGGAGGCGCCGGGGGAGGAAGCAAAGCGCAAACCGAATATG ACTATATGGACGGAGAGGGCGACTGGAGTAACTGGACAGCGTGCAGCGTCACCTGCGGTAACGGCAACCAGAAGAGAACCAGGTCATGTGGTTACGCCTGCACAGCCACCGAGTCCAGAACGTGCGATATGCCCAACTGCCCAG GTATTGAAGATGCCTTCAAGACAGCAGCTACTGAAGTGAGCCTGTTGGCTGGAACAGATGAGTTCAATGCCACGGAGCTCTTTGGTGTTG ACACGGACAGCTGCGAGCGATGGATGAACTGCAAGAGCGACTTCCTGAAGAAGTACATGACCAAGGTGGCAAACGACCTTCCCAGCTGCCCTTGCTCCTACCCAACCGAGGTGGCGTACAGCACAGCGGACGTACACGACGCTCCCACGCGCCGAGATTTCCGTTGGAAAGACGCCAGCGGGCCAAAGGAGAAGCTGGAGATCTACAAGCCCACGGCCCGTTACTGCATCCGCTCCATGCTGACGCTGGAGTCCACCACGCTGGCGGCACAGCACTGCTGCTACGACGACAGCATGAAGCTCATCACTCGCGGCAAAGGGGCGGGCACGCCCAACCTCATCAGCACGGAGTTCTCGGCCGACCTGCACTACAAGGTGGACATCCTGCCCTGGATCATCTGCAAAGGAGACTGGAGCCGCTACAACCAGGCCAGGCCGCCAAACAACGGGCAGAAGTGTCCCGACGACCCTCAGGACGAGGACTACTACAAACAGGTTGAGGAAGCGAGGGAATTCTAG